The Nitrospira sp. genome contains a region encoding:
- a CDS encoding PIN domain nuclease: MTIVDTTVWVDYIRGTTTPHTVWLESHLISERLGLTDLILCEVLQGVTNDDQFKTVQGELLRLAVFETGTVELAIQAAANYRKLRASGRTVRRTIDCLIATFCLIEGHTLLHNDRDFDPFEDGLGLKVVHPEKGNGN, encoded by the coding sequence ATGACCATAGTCGATACGACGGTCTGGGTCGATTACATCCGGGGTACGACGACACCTCACACCGTATGGCTCGAATCCCACTTGATCAGCGAACGACTAGGGCTTACCGATCTGATTCTTTGTGAGGTGTTGCAAGGAGTAACCAACGATGACCAATTCAAGACAGTGCAGGGAGAACTTCTGAGGCTCGCCGTCTTTGAAACAGGAACTGTTGAATTAGCCATTCAAGCGGCTGCGAACTATCGGAAGCTTCGCGCCTCCGGTAGAACCGTTCGAAGGACAATCGATTGTCTTATCGCTACCTTTTGCCTGATCGAGGGCCACACATTACTTCACAATGATCGCGACTTTGACCCATTCGAAGATGGGCTTGGATTGAAAGTTGTGCATCCAGAGAAAGGGAACGGCAATTGA
- a CDS encoding PilZ domain-containing protein codes for MRLRSSPRMHVRFPASVQTDDGAGDGILFNLSLTGCRMQSSVALTPGSYLALHIETPDAKSPLAVEVSIVRWTKDNQFGIEFLRYAQGDRQRVLDLIEGHESSATSDHTEHEEVPLSTVAA; via the coding sequence ATGCGGCTACGGAGTAGCCCGAGAATGCATGTGCGGTTTCCCGCCAGCGTCCAGACCGACGACGGCGCAGGTGACGGAATTCTCTTCAATCTCTCACTAACGGGATGCAGGATGCAAAGCAGTGTCGCCCTGACTCCAGGGAGCTACCTCGCGCTGCATATCGAAACCCCCGACGCGAAATCTCCCCTGGCCGTCGAAGTCTCAATCGTGCGTTGGACCAAAGACAACCAGTTCGGGATCGAGTTCCTTCGCTACGCCCAAGGCGACCGTCAGCGAGTCTTGGATCTGATCGAAGGTCATGAATCGTCTGCCACCTCTGATCACACTGAGCATGAAGAAGTGCCCCTCAGTACCGTCGCCGCGTAA
- a CDS encoding type II toxin-antitoxin system VapB family antitoxin: MRTNIVIDNSLMRQAMKATGLSTKKAVVEEGLRLLIKVKGQEGIRRLRGKITWEGDLDTMREGRIKVAS; encoded by the coding sequence ATGCGTACCAATATCGTGATCGACAATAGTCTTATGCGACAGGCGATGAAGGCGACGGGTCTTTCAACCAAGAAGGCCGTCGTAGAAGAAGGCCTCCGATTACTGATCAAGGTAAAGGGACAGGAAGGCATTCGCCGCTTACGTGGAAAGATCACATGGGAGGGTGATCTCGATACGATGCGCGAAGGCCGGATCAAGGTAGCTTCATGA
- a CDS encoding glutamate synthase subunit beta, translated as MGDPKGFMKYAREGPKRKPVELRVLDWKEMYEPIAEEKLKTQGARCMDCGVPFCQGNTGCPVVNLIPEWNDLVYRGRWKDALKALHTTNNFPEFTGRLCPAPCEGACVLGINEDPVSIRVIEWNIVDRGFNDGLVTPILPVIKTGKTVAIVGSGPAGLAAAQQLARAGHDVTLFEKADRIGGLLRYGIPDFKMEKWVIDRRLEQMKVEGVKFQTGVAVGKAISGEQLRKQFDAVGLTLGAEQARELPIPGRELKGVHLAMEYLTQQNKRTAGIPLSDEPITAKGKRVVIIGGGDTGSDCLGTTHRQGCVEAHQFELLSEPPPQRAESTPWPLWPMQLRTSHAHEEGCDRQWSVSTTKFTGHNGHVTKLHAHRVQFSNGKFTPIPNTEFEMNADLVLLAMGFTGPVKNGLLDDLGVKYDARGAVTVDGNFMTNLDGVFAGGDTKRGASLIVWAIAEGRKMAAGIDQYLHAGKSAKASVK; from the coding sequence ATGGGTGACCCAAAAGGCTTCATGAAATATGCCCGCGAGGGCCCGAAGCGAAAGCCGGTCGAGTTGCGTGTGCTCGATTGGAAGGAAATGTATGAGCCGATCGCCGAAGAGAAGCTGAAGACTCAAGGCGCGCGCTGTATGGATTGCGGTGTGCCGTTTTGCCAGGGTAATACCGGTTGTCCCGTGGTCAATCTGATCCCGGAATGGAACGATCTTGTCTATCGCGGCCGCTGGAAGGACGCGCTGAAGGCCCTGCACACGACGAATAACTTTCCAGAGTTTACCGGACGTCTCTGTCCCGCGCCCTGCGAAGGGGCTTGTGTGCTGGGTATCAACGAAGATCCGGTTTCCATCCGCGTCATCGAATGGAACATCGTCGATCGCGGCTTCAACGATGGTCTCGTCACTCCGATATTGCCGGTCATCAAAACCGGGAAAACGGTAGCGATCGTCGGTTCCGGGCCAGCGGGGCTCGCTGCCGCGCAGCAACTGGCTCGGGCCGGACATGACGTGACCCTCTTCGAGAAAGCTGATCGGATCGGCGGCCTGCTTCGTTACGGCATTCCCGACTTCAAGATGGAGAAGTGGGTCATCGACAGGCGATTGGAGCAGATGAAGGTCGAGGGAGTGAAGTTTCAAACCGGCGTCGCGGTCGGAAAGGCCATCAGCGGCGAGCAGTTGCGCAAACAGTTCGATGCCGTGGGTTTGACGCTCGGTGCCGAACAGGCCCGTGAGTTGCCGATTCCGGGAAGAGAACTCAAGGGCGTGCATCTCGCAATGGAATATCTGACTCAGCAGAATAAGCGCACGGCAGGCATTCCTCTCAGCGATGAGCCGATCACGGCGAAAGGCAAACGGGTGGTCATCATCGGGGGTGGTGATACGGGGTCCGACTGTCTTGGGACCACACATCGTCAAGGCTGCGTCGAAGCGCATCAATTTGAGTTGCTATCGGAGCCACCGCCGCAGCGTGCCGAGTCAACCCCTTGGCCGCTCTGGCCGATGCAACTGCGCACGTCGCATGCCCATGAAGAAGGCTGTGACCGGCAATGGAGCGTGTCCACGACGAAGTTTACCGGCCACAACGGCCATGTCACCAAGCTGCACGCGCATCGCGTGCAGTTCAGCAACGGCAAGTTCACGCCTATTCCCAACACCGAGTTTGAAATGAACGCCGATCTGGTGCTGCTGGCCATGGGGTTCACCGGTCCGGTCAAGAACGGCCTGCTCGATGACCTGGGAGTGAAGTATGACGCGCGTGGCGCTGTGACGGTCGACGGGAACTTCATGACCAACCTTGACGGGGTCTTCGCCGGCGGCGACACGAAACGCGGGGCGTCACTCATCGTCTGGGCCATCGCCGAAGGCCGCAAAATGGCGGCGGGGATCGATCAGTATCTGCACGCCGGAAAATCCGCGAAGGCGTCTGTGAAATGA
- a CDS encoding sigma 54-interacting transcriptional regulator — MDLIKTQLIESVFAGGGEMGARMRAVDWSTTVLGPVEQWPVSLRACVRIVLGSGHPMLISWGPDYTMLYNDAYGVVVGNKHPGALGRSCRDVLAEAWDFIGPRFDTVFTQGQPVSTLTHQLFMFHRNNYLEECYFAFSYSPIPDDNGDVGGVLTNALDMTERVIEDRRRQVLRDLASRTAEARNEQEVWRVSAETLGQNRSSAPFAFLYEFLPGERRARLASVSAETDDELRPALVDCNGESLWRFNAAVTDECLIVELGERSSALSIPGWPFPPEKATVVPIRLRQHSEAIGFLVLGIHPGRAFDDNYRHFVLRIAEQVSIALASARAYEQERRRAESLSELDRAKTAFFSNVSHEFRTPLSLILGPLEEVLSEASERLGAERHEQLFTVRRNALRLLKLVNTLLDFSRIEAGRVQAVYEPTDLPVFTSEIASVFRSAMENAGLEFTVECPPIVEPVYVDHDMWEKVVSNLLSNAFKFTLYGSVTVTLNPMEGAVRLQVRDTGVGIPEEHHERIFERFHRVEGVHARSYEGTGIGLAFVRELVRLHGGDVDMESKLGQGSTFTVTIPLGREHLPPECVQATRSVTNAGVRVDAYAQEAQGWLPDEGSPVDVMTLPKLAPLGRPESVADRELIIVADDNADMRKYLRHLLDGRYEVHTVSDGRQAFETTRILRPALLLADVMMPQMDGFQLLRAIRDDSLLAGTPIILLSARAGEESRVEGLHAGADDYLVKPFAARELIARVEVHLKLAKLRRETAEREERLRMEAELERQRLNASQELLLETTRLYRELQEREAEIRELKDRLYRENLALRDEVDRASMFEEIVGSSNRLKTVLSRVGKVAPTDSTVLISGETGTGKELIARAIHKRSQRSSRAFVSVNCAALAPGLISSELFGHEKGAFTGASQRRFGRFELADGGTIFLDEVGDLPPDTQVALLRVLQERELERVGGGQPIHVDVRVIAATHRDLRTAIANGNFREDLYYRLNVFPIEMPPLRERKDDMLMLVEYFVQRYAKKAGKNIRTIEKRTLERLKAYDWPGNIRELQNVIERSVILSPGDVFAVDDVWFSNESSQVLRGTPSVSSEREPRTEREIIEAALVASRGRVSGPSGAAAKLNIPPSTLEHKIRALKIQKGQFKFG, encoded by the coding sequence GTGGATCTCATCAAAACACAGTTGATCGAATCGGTCTTCGCCGGAGGCGGCGAGATGGGAGCGCGGATGCGCGCCGTCGACTGGTCCACGACAGTGCTGGGTCCCGTGGAGCAGTGGCCGGTATCGCTACGAGCTTGCGTGCGCATTGTGCTCGGCTCCGGGCATCCGATGCTCATTTCTTGGGGTCCTGACTATACAATGCTCTACAACGATGCATACGGGGTCGTGGTCGGAAACAAGCACCCAGGGGCCTTGGGTCGCAGTTGCCGCGACGTGCTTGCAGAGGCGTGGGACTTCATCGGACCCCGCTTCGACACGGTCTTTACGCAAGGTCAGCCCGTCAGCACTTTGACCCACCAGCTCTTCATGTTCCACCGCAACAACTATCTCGAAGAGTGCTATTTCGCATTCTCATACAGCCCTATTCCGGATGACAACGGCGATGTAGGCGGTGTGTTGACCAACGCTCTGGATATGACAGAACGTGTGATCGAAGACCGACGCAGACAGGTGCTCCGCGATTTGGCGTCGCGAACGGCTGAGGCGCGCAACGAGCAAGAGGTCTGGCGCGTGAGCGCGGAAACGCTCGGTCAGAATCGTTCCAGCGCGCCGTTCGCGTTTCTCTATGAGTTTTTGCCGGGCGAGCGCCGGGCACGTCTCGCAAGTGTCAGTGCGGAAACCGACGATGAGTTGCGTCCGGCGCTCGTGGACTGCAATGGTGAGAGTCTCTGGAGATTCAACGCCGCAGTGACAGATGAGTGCCTCATTGTGGAACTTGGGGAACGATCGTCTGCACTGTCGATTCCCGGTTGGCCGTTTCCTCCGGAGAAGGCGACCGTCGTACCGATCCGGCTGCGCCAGCATAGCGAGGCAATCGGGTTCCTCGTGCTCGGTATTCACCCGGGCCGCGCGTTCGACGACAACTACCGTCACTTCGTTCTCCGGATCGCCGAACAAGTCTCCATCGCGTTGGCCAGCGCGCGCGCGTACGAGCAGGAGCGCCGACGCGCTGAGTCCCTTTCGGAGCTCGATCGGGCCAAAACCGCGTTTTTCAGCAACGTCAGCCATGAGTTTCGGACGCCGCTCTCATTGATCCTGGGTCCGCTCGAAGAGGTCCTGTCGGAGGCAAGCGAACGTCTCGGCGCGGAGCGTCACGAGCAATTGTTCACGGTCAGACGGAACGCGCTTCGATTGCTGAAACTGGTCAATACGCTTCTCGACTTCTCGCGCATTGAGGCAGGCCGCGTCCAGGCGGTCTATGAGCCGACAGACCTGCCTGTGTTCACGTCTGAGATCGCCAGCGTGTTCCGTTCAGCGATGGAGAACGCCGGCTTGGAGTTCACAGTTGAATGTCCACCAATCGTCGAGCCAGTGTACGTCGACCACGACATGTGGGAGAAGGTGGTCTCCAACCTCCTGTCCAACGCATTTAAGTTCACATTGTATGGGTCTGTAACTGTTACGTTGAATCCGATGGAAGGCGCTGTCCGATTGCAGGTCCGAGATACAGGGGTAGGGATTCCCGAAGAGCATCACGAGCGGATCTTCGAGCGGTTTCATCGGGTCGAAGGGGTCCACGCACGATCCTACGAAGGCACCGGAATCGGCTTGGCCTTTGTGAGGGAACTCGTGAGACTCCATGGCGGCGACGTGGACATGGAGAGCAAGCTTGGTCAAGGGAGTACGTTTACAGTGACGATTCCTCTCGGCAGGGAGCACTTGCCCCCGGAGTGCGTTCAGGCGACACGGTCGGTCACTAACGCCGGAGTCAGAGTCGATGCGTATGCCCAAGAGGCGCAGGGGTGGTTGCCAGATGAGGGGAGCCCGGTCGACGTAATGACACTTCCCAAGTTGGCACCGTTGGGACGACCGGAATCGGTGGCTGACCGCGAATTGATCATTGTGGCCGACGATAATGCGGATATGCGCAAATACCTTAGACACCTGCTGGACGGCCGATATGAAGTGCATACGGTCTCAGACGGCCGCCAGGCCTTTGAAACCACGCGAATCTTGCGACCCGCGCTCCTTCTGGCCGACGTCATGATGCCCCAAATGGACGGATTCCAGCTGCTTCGAGCGATTCGCGACGACTCGCTGCTTGCCGGCACGCCCATCATCCTGCTCTCCGCGAGGGCGGGAGAGGAGTCACGTGTGGAGGGACTTCACGCCGGTGCAGACGATTACCTCGTGAAGCCCTTCGCGGCGCGCGAGCTGATCGCGCGCGTGGAGGTGCATCTCAAGTTGGCCAAGCTTCGTCGTGAGACTGCGGAGCGAGAAGAGAGACTACGGATGGAAGCGGAACTCGAACGCCAGAGGCTGAACGCGAGTCAGGAATTGCTGCTCGAGACTACCCGTCTCTATCGCGAGCTCCAGGAGCGCGAAGCCGAGATTCGGGAACTCAAGGATCGTCTCTATCGGGAAAATTTGGCGTTGCGGGACGAGGTGGATCGTGCGTCCATGTTTGAGGAAATTGTCGGTTCCTCGAACAGGCTGAAGACTGTCCTTTCTCGCGTTGGCAAGGTAGCTCCCACAGACTCCACCGTGTTGATTTCAGGCGAAACGGGCACGGGCAAGGAACTCATCGCCCGTGCCATCCATAAGCGATCTCAGAGATCTTCTCGCGCCTTCGTCAGTGTGAACTGCGCCGCATTGGCACCGGGACTCATCTCCTCGGAACTGTTCGGCCATGAAAAAGGAGCCTTCACCGGAGCCAGTCAGCGACGTTTTGGGCGCTTCGAGCTGGCGGATGGCGGCACCATTTTTCTAGATGAAGTGGGTGACCTTCCGCCCGACACGCAGGTCGCATTGTTGAGAGTCTTGCAAGAGCGGGAATTGGAGCGAGTCGGGGGCGGGCAACCGATCCATGTTGATGTTCGCGTCATTGCAGCCACGCATCGAGACCTCAGAACCGCCATAGCGAATGGCAACTTCCGCGAAGATCTCTACTATCGCCTCAATGTATTTCCCATTGAAATGCCGCCACTTCGAGAGCGGAAAGATGACATGTTGATGCTGGTCGAGTACTTCGTCCAGCGCTATGCGAAGAAGGCGGGGAAAAATATCCGGACCATCGAAAAACGAACCTTGGAGCGGTTAAAGGCGTACGACTGGCCTGGCAATATTCGAGAGTTGCAAAATGTCATCGAAAGGTCAGTGATCCTGAGTCCCGGCGATGTATTTGCCGTCGACGATGTATGGTTCTCGAATGAATCGTCTCAGGTCCTACGTGGCACGCCATCGGTGTCATCCGAGCGCGAGCCGCGAACTGAGCGGGAGATTATTGAGGCCGCGTTGGTCGCTAGCCGAGGCCGAGTGTCCGGGCCATCCGGAGCTGCTGCCAAGCTTAACATTCCGCCGTCGACGCTTGAACACAAGATTCGTGCTCTGAAGATTCAAAAGGGCCAATTCAAGTTTGGCTGA
- the sthA gene encoding Si-specific NAD(P)(+) transhydrogenase has translation MKSYDMLVVGSGPAGQKAAVQAAKLSKRVALIEKSSQLGGTSLNTGTLPSKTLKDTIEYIHGLVRRGLPQLGAELTRRLTLPDLMARKDQVIETEIAVITDQLKRNGIETIQGTAGFVDPHTLSVARSDRQIDYVHAPVIVLATGSRPRRPSEIPFDDVTIFDSDTFLRTTKHPASIIVIGGGVIGTEYASMLAAFGIEVTLIDRRTQMLRFLDLEIASALDTEMQHNGVSIRLGQEHLDIAVNEAGRPTVQLHPGENVTADMLLYTMGRVGNTEALNLAAIGLVTDRQGQLQVNAHYQTAIPHIYAAGDVIGFPALAATAMEQGRLAACHALHVSDEHEIKVIPYGIYSIPEVSMVGKTEEELTIAGIPHASGRAFFREMARGHISGELHGLLKVVFHRDTHKLLGVHIIGQGATELIHIGQSVLTYEGTVEYFVRNVFNYPTMAECYRTAALDGLNRLHHHPQPR, from the coding sequence ATGAAATCGTATGACATGCTGGTGGTCGGAAGCGGGCCAGCCGGCCAAAAAGCCGCAGTCCAGGCAGCGAAGCTGTCCAAGCGCGTTGCCCTGATCGAGAAATCGTCGCAACTGGGTGGAACGTCTCTCAACACAGGCACCTTACCCAGCAAGACCCTCAAAGACACGATCGAATACATTCATGGGTTGGTCCGGCGAGGATTACCCCAGCTGGGCGCGGAACTGACCAGACGGCTGACGTTGCCCGACCTCATGGCGCGCAAAGATCAGGTCATCGAGACCGAAATCGCCGTGATCACCGACCAATTGAAACGTAACGGCATCGAGACTATCCAGGGCACCGCCGGTTTTGTCGATCCGCATACGTTGAGCGTCGCACGATCGGATCGGCAGATCGATTATGTCCATGCCCCGGTCATCGTCTTGGCCACCGGATCACGGCCCCGCCGCCCCTCGGAGATACCCTTCGACGACGTGACAATCTTCGACTCCGACACGTTTCTGCGCACGACCAAGCATCCGGCGAGTATCATCGTCATCGGAGGTGGTGTCATCGGAACTGAATATGCGTCGATGCTGGCCGCCTTCGGCATCGAGGTCACTCTCATCGACCGGAGGACGCAGATGTTGCGGTTCCTCGACCTGGAAATCGCGAGCGCACTCGATACTGAAATGCAACACAACGGGGTCTCGATCCGGCTCGGACAAGAACATCTGGACATCGCCGTCAACGAAGCCGGGCGCCCCACGGTTCAACTCCATCCTGGTGAAAACGTGACGGCCGACATGCTGCTGTACACCATGGGAAGGGTCGGCAATACGGAAGCCTTGAACCTCGCCGCGATCGGCCTCGTCACCGACCGGCAAGGACAACTTCAAGTCAACGCCCATTACCAGACCGCTATTCCCCATATATACGCAGCGGGTGATGTCATCGGCTTTCCCGCCCTCGCCGCGACGGCGATGGAGCAAGGCCGCCTTGCCGCGTGTCACGCCCTTCACGTATCCGACGAGCATGAGATAAAGGTGATTCCGTACGGCATCTACAGCATTCCCGAGGTTTCGATGGTCGGAAAGACGGAGGAGGAACTCACCATCGCGGGTATTCCACACGCCTCAGGGAGAGCCTTTTTTCGAGAAATGGCGCGTGGCCACATCAGCGGTGAGCTCCACGGTCTCTTGAAAGTGGTCTTTCACCGCGACACACACAAGCTCCTGGGCGTTCATATCATCGGCCAGGGAGCCACTGAATTGATCCATATCGGACAATCGGTCCTGACGTATGAAGGCACGGTCGAGTATTTCGTTCGGAATGTCTTCAATTACCCCACGATGGCCGAGTGCTATCGCACTGCGGCTCTGGATGGCCTGAATCGGCTACACCATCATCCTCAACCGAGATAA
- a CDS encoding TIM44-like domain-containing protein has protein sequence MVKISHLVAICLIASLVGMPTLSFAKARGSGGGFSGASRGGTSPMGMGSRGSRTYQDNGAKPIEQSTAPKPSTAPPPHAANSPTGQSAPATSPSWWQRNPLLAGIAGGLAGTWIGHMLFGATESSAQTTDAQPGSGSNSFGLLLLLMMAGAGVLYYFKKVRRTPAPVFTGLSGNSATRGSLIDISSNAATHRPTTDALSVTTEDKAVFQQLLTDIQSAWSTQDVAALRRALTPEMLSYFSTALAEDNSRGVHNHVEGVELLKGDVREAWTEDSTDYATVDLRWNARDYTVSTTIPRGEPGYLIEGSEETPSESFEVWTFMRVRDGRWLLSAIQQ, from the coding sequence ATGGTGAAAATCTCACACCTCGTTGCGATCTGCCTTATCGCCTCGCTCGTCGGCATGCCGACTCTCTCGTTTGCAAAGGCGCGGGGATCGGGCGGAGGTTTTTCGGGCGCCTCTCGCGGTGGAACCTCGCCAATGGGGATGGGCAGCCGTGGATCCCGCACCTATCAAGACAACGGCGCCAAGCCCATTGAACAATCCACCGCTCCCAAGCCGTCAACCGCCCCACCGCCTCACGCAGCAAACAGCCCAACCGGTCAGTCCGCTCCGGCCACCTCTCCGTCATGGTGGCAACGCAATCCGTTGCTCGCCGGCATCGCCGGTGGGTTAGCCGGAACCTGGATCGGGCATATGCTCTTCGGCGCGACAGAGAGCAGCGCCCAGACCACGGACGCGCAGCCGGGATCGGGATCGAACTCCTTCGGACTGCTCTTGCTGCTGATGATGGCCGGAGCCGGGGTGCTCTATTATTTCAAAAAAGTCCGCCGCACACCGGCACCGGTGTTCACCGGGCTCTCAGGGAACTCGGCCACGAGGGGAAGTCTCATCGACATCTCGTCCAACGCCGCCACCCATAGGCCGACAACCGATGCCCTCAGCGTGACCACCGAGGACAAGGCAGTCTTTCAGCAACTCCTGACCGACATTCAATCCGCCTGGAGCACGCAAGATGTGGCGGCGTTGCGCCGCGCTCTGACGCCTGAAATGCTGAGCTATTTCAGCACCGCCTTGGCCGAGGACAACAGCCGAGGAGTGCACAATCACGTCGAAGGAGTAGAGTTGCTCAAGGGAGACGTGCGCGAAGCCTGGACCGAGGACAGCACGGACTACGCAACCGTGGATCTTCGCTGGAACGCACGCGACTATACCGTCTCCACGACGATCCCACGCGGAGAACCAGGCTATCTGATCGAGGGCAGTGAGGAGACCCCGAGTGAATCTTTCGAAGTCTGGACCTTCATGCGCGTGCGGGATGGACGGTGGCTGCTATCGGCTATTCAGCAATAA
- a CDS encoding YbaK/EbsC family protein encodes MPIPYSLKTHLDREHVHYDVLPHSQTFRALAVARTLRVPEQVMAKVVIVKVKERFVTTVLPATWKVDVPCLRKMFGTHRVRLATEEEITQLFPDCEVGAMPPLGTLYGLPVYVDRSLTDDEEIVFEGGTHSEAIRMRYWDFAALVFPTVAEFHRAPMATC; translated from the coding sequence ATGCCCATTCCATACTCGCTGAAGACGCATCTCGATCGTGAACACGTGCATTATGATGTGTTGCCGCACTCACAGACGTTCCGCGCTCTTGCGGTTGCACGGACACTCCGTGTACCGGAACAGGTGATGGCCAAGGTCGTGATCGTGAAGGTGAAAGAGCGATTCGTCACGACGGTGCTGCCGGCCACCTGGAAGGTGGATGTGCCGTGCCTGCGGAAGATGTTCGGGACCCACCGCGTCCGTCTCGCGACCGAAGAAGAAATCACCCAGCTCTTCCCGGATTGCGAGGTCGGCGCGATGCCGCCTCTTGGGACACTATATGGGCTCCCTGTTTATGTGGATCGGTCGCTGACGGATGACGAGGAAATCGTCTTTGAAGGGGGCACGCACTCGGAGGCAATCCGCATGCGCTACTGGGATTTTGCCGCGCTGGTCTTTCCCACCGTGGCCGAATTCCACCGCGCGCCTATGGCGACGTGTTGA